The Tenebrio molitor chromosome 7, icTenMoli1.1, whole genome shotgun sequence region GTCGTCTTTTCCACCGGCTCGTTTACGATCTTTAACTTTTTCGTGGCGTTGCCATAGGTCATGTCAGCGGTGGTTTTATACGACGTGGATAAATCAGGAGGGTCTGTATTGcggcttttgaaaaacttttttggTTTAGGAGTGTTGTCTCCTTCAGGCGGAGccactttttcattttctgaGCGGGGTAAACCTAAATAATAACATACACTAATTAAACAGGCTACCGTCGAGATATCTAACTTTATAATCTTTAATCAGGCgatgtaaaaatttcaactatATCTACTCAAACATATTAAAAGgtttcaatttttctttaacgTTTATTAATATAGTACACAGCTGAGGCATTTTTTATCAACCAGAAACGCATAATAAGATGTATCAAGATTACACTCTTATAAgaatctttttaaaatatacaatatcCTGACTGTCTTATGCACGTTTATCGGGGAATTTTGTTCGGacgtttttaaaataacaagTGTATTCGAAATGAATCGTTTAAATACGCTAAATAAGAACAGATGTGTTTTTGCAGATTGAATAATTCCAAAAAGTCTCAAGTGCAAGATCTGCAGGTTTTTTTGCACTACCTAAGGGTATTGTGAAAATAATCTCCCTGAGATACTtcaaagtagtacttttttgtagaaaactACTTTTTCTATACATGAGTTTTTTTAGttgcaaataaaattgtgtacatacatattttatgtcACGTTTTGACACTCTCTGTACCAAATATAATGGTCATATGagaataaacatatttttgtaattattatgatAAGTTTAGGTTAAAAGTACCTACCAAAAAACTATTTACTGAACATTGTATGTTGGTTTGTTCTCTTTCTTTAAAGTTTACTACACAATTCATGCTTAATTATTAGGTAATCTAAATAGTTTTTATCCAAAATTGAGGTAATCAgtgcaatattttatttattaacatcACCATAAGAAAAGAACAGCTGGCAACAAAttgatattacaaaaaactgacaacaaaagtaaatacataacagatatgTAGTGTAAATAGATGATAACAATAAAACAGAAGTAAATGCTGTTATATTTCTACTATACATTTCCTTTGCTTAACATGTATGTCTTACTTTCCAcaagcaatattttttaatcttggAAAACCTTCTAATgcattaatttttgacaaggtCATTTCTTTACATAATCCTACTTTACTAAATTATGTCACATATGGAAATAATTGGctacaaataatttttgatttgacATAAACAGGGAATATTGATCTGTATTTAACATACAAATGACATTGCAAAATATCTTCAAAATAGTCTGTAAagcattttataaataagGTTACATTTATCTTTAATACACATTCAAAATGTGGCAAAACTTACCATTAATAGTCCGGATAGAAGTGAAAGAGGTTATGCCCCATTTACCAACAGTAGCAGCAGACCTGGCTGCAGATggtttgtttgtgttttcctTAAAGAGgttatcaaaatgaaaacttGCATGAGAACTTCCTCCGCGACGGTATTTTCCATATCcccttgacatttttaaaaattaaacaaaatgtatGAAGCTCCTCACTTGAACATTTCGTAACCTCCTGttaaattttcgattttaaGTAAAAGCGGGAAATACAGTCGGGTTCCATAAAATTGATCTGGTAATACTATCCAGTCTCATAACGTTATCTTGGCGATTTATCAATgcattttgttgtattttgttaaaattggTTCACTTCGCCATTTTCATTAAATGATGTACGgccatatatttttattaaatcgtaTGTATCAACGAAACAGTATCCTTGTGTGCTCCCACAACCATCACGTTATTCGAATACTGACTTCTTTACTCCCATACAcgcaaaaaattattgtattttcTCTTGTCAATAGAATTTTCACGTTATAAACACGCTAGTAAATAACGGCTACGAGAGTCTACGTGAGGTTGCATAAAACTACTATTGCAACACtgctgtcatctgtcaaaatggcTACGTTGCAACTTGCAACGTAAAACGTCAACAAAAAGTGCAACAAAAACGTCAAAACGCTCTTcaggttttaaaatttgtaaagttttGTGAtagtttgttaatttttacaataaaatatgatcTGCTTTAATAAATTCGTGATTTTCGTATTAGTGACCGTTTTTGCTTCCCTCTCAAAGTGCCATAATAAATATTCTTCTGAAGCAAATTCCAAACCAAAACCGAACGATGACTTAGATTTTCGACCCGTCTCGCTAAAACATTTGGATAAACCGTTTAGAATggccaaattaaatttgttgtgGTCAAAAGCCGTTATAGTAAGTTTATATaagaaacaataaatattatttaacaaGTAATTGTAGAGGCTTTCAGAAACTAAACTTAAGTCGCTTTTTGGcgaattaaaattgcatgatAAAGAGGAAATAACGTGGAAACATCTTAAAGCTGAAGGAAAAGATAAAGATGGATTAAAGGAAGctgaattgagaaaaaaattattgaatattATGGGTAATTATAATTTACTAGATCAGGCTGATGACCTCCATGATCCAGCTAAATATAGACCCCATAAACCTCTTAATGAAGCATCagataaatatttgaataaaagtCTATTCAAAGACAAAAAACTCAACAAATTGTGGGAAAAGGCTGAAACTGCAGGCTTTACACCTGAAGAACTAGCAGCTTTAAAAGAAGAATTTAATCATCATCAGGATAAAGTTGATCAATATTATTCTTTACTTCATGATGTTAAAGGAAATGAACAAGATGATCAGGCAATTAGTAAGTTAAGTCAGAtgatgttaaaaaatttatagcaACTCATTTTTCAATGTTGTAGATTCTGTTGATgagaatttagaaaaatttaacaCTATTGAAACTCAAGAAGAAAAACAACCAAATAAAGATTATTTAGATAAAGTAAACCTTTTGAGAGAAAAACATAAAGACATTCGTGATGGTTATGATAGACTTTTTGTTCTAGCTGCTAAAGGACCAAGCAGTAAAGAGTTTGTTGAACCAAAGGTTCAAGGTTTATGGAAAATTGCATTGGAAAGTAATTTTAAACCTGATGAATTAGAATCATTAAGAGTTGAACTCCTTCATTATGAAAACAGACTACTCAAATTGAGACATCTTCAAGCTGAAGCTGCCTTGAAAGATGATTAtcataagaaaaaaatggagtTAGCTGGAGGTAAAACTGATGGAATGATGATGATGGAAGATACTATTAAAAAACATAGTagaaaagttgaaaaaatcCATTTAGATTTGGAAACAAGAATAATGCAAAAacatattgaattgtaatgaTTTTATTATACTCAGTGTCTAATTTAGGTGTTGTAAATAACTACAAAGATATAAAAGTGTTTCttattttgtatatttataaaagatttttttctaaaattatataattttagattaaataaCATATCACAATTCTTTAAATACATGGAAAAATTCAGCTTGTGTCAGAAAGATTTTCATAAGTTTGTTGAAAGCTCTGGATAAtttttagtgttgtaaattttatattcTGTGCAATAACATTACTGATTTCAGAAAATTGATACTGTTGATCTTCATTAAAGCTAGCCACAATGTTGCCATACATTCCATTCATTGATTCTTTTAACATTGCAGTGaaatttgcacttttttctttatCATCTTGGTCAGATGATTGGCCATGCTGctgattttcaaattcatGCAGTTTCTGTTTTAATTCCTCAATTGTATTATCCCTTTTAAAAATCTCATTTAATTGTCTATCTTGACATGATGTcaacttattttttaattcttctaCTTCAACTTTTTGTTTCTCAGAGATCTTGGAAAGATCCATTATATTATCCTTGCTTAAAGTAAGTTCTGTTTCAAGTTCTTTTATCTTTTCTTGTTCTTTTGCCAGACTTGCATCAGCTttattttgttcttcatttctTAATCTATCCTGTTGGTCCTTCATTtgtagttttaattttatattttcttccTGAAAGAATGTTAattcttttaataaattttcagttCTCAGTTCCAAgactttaattttacttttcaGCATTTCACTATTAGGTTCACCTCTTGCTTTTTCTGTATCCATCAGTTTCATCATGTTATTCAGTTTTTCTGAAATATGTGACAAACTCATTCTAACTTCAGTGTTATGAGCACGGTTTTCTGTAACATACAGATTTAAAGGATCATATGTCACAGCTTGCCCAATAACAAAACCACttggaatattttgtatttgtgTCTGAGGGAACACATGTGATGGACTCAAAGCTGATGGAAATGTATTTATTGGTTTACTTTCACTAATTTTCTCTTCAACTGCATGTGTTGAGACATTAATGTGTGCACTTTCAATCTGTTCTTCTACATCAGCATTTTTACTGGGCAAAATTGACTGGCCCATTTTAGCAATACGTGACAAAATATCTGCCTTTGCTTTATTTTCTGATGTGTTTCCATTTTCTACATTGGCTGCAATGCTTTTTTCATTATCctctttttcattttcagttGTATGACTGTTCTCCTTGATTTCAGTTGCCATTATAACTTTACCACCATATTTTTCCATATGATCCATGAGAACTTGAAAGTCATTATTACTGCTAAATTTAATTAGCCAATTATCTTTAACACTATCAAAAAACGACGCAAAATCATCTTTTTTTATTGAGATCTCAAAGGTGGAATCTATTTTTGTTCTCATTATTACATTGCGCTTTTCTTTATATAAAATTATGTCATAAGATGCTTGAAGTGAAGAACTAATAATTGCAAGACCATGTTTGCCCAGTGGAATGTATTTTCCCTCAACTCTACAAAAACAGTTGACTCATCATAACTTTAGACTAAAAAACAACTCACAATTTCCATACATGAACAATGTATGCACATACAACAGTACTTTCTCCTTTTGTTGTTTCACTTTTTACATCTGATGTGATTCCTTGCTTTGGCTGTTTTGGGGCAGTGTAAATTAGACTTGAACTATCAGAATTTATTGAGGAAGAATCAAACAATGATGCTAAGTTAGAACTAAAATATATGCTTCAATTAATATTGTTATGAAAATATCGCTTGTTTAACGCCTGACCTGGCCGACGGAGTAAAATCATAATCATCGGAATCATtcattcttaataaaaaaatatatatatatcaAAGAGGatcacaaaatttacaataaaatgtgtataaataaaaattactgcTCGGAAAATGCCATAACCACACTTGTACAGCTGATTTCAGTGATTTCACTCGCTCgctgtgaggttatgtttcgCTGTTAAGTTTGTCATTCTGCATTTCTGCGAAATGTCGGTGCAGTTGGCGGAACATTTGTCGAtttatctgaaaaaaaaacccaCATATTATCCAAATTAGACAAACCtgcttttttgtatttaaattttaatagaatgatttttatttacatttggtTTTAAAAAGTTCCGAATACCAATATTCAAAGTGGTACCACCGGACAATCTAAGTGCCGGTATTGCAGAACTGCAGAACTTAACGATCATTTTTATAGAAAAGatttaacttaaaaaaaaacctttaatTAGTGTACACCGCTTTTTTAAGGGACATATGAATATGTTTCCTGTATTTAAGTACTTACctagattttattaatttaattgtgaaataaaaatcaGTTACTTTAATGCCATTCacgctttttatttttgaaatcctCACCCTGTCTCCTGTCATTCTGTAGCGCAAATACGTACTTCTGGTTGCAGCCAGTTTTTACCCCATTGCTTCCAAAAATATATAGGTAATTTTTATAGGAGTAGCATGAGGGACTAGGTAcatattcataaaataaaatgcagtctaataaaaaacaataatcctgttttttttactaaaattgttaataagcaataattaatttacaagTAAGTATTTATTCGATTATGAATTATGGTGACAAGGTAAATTCTTGGTGTCGATATCTCAGAGAGTTTACATCGAATCGATTGCACATAGAATTCGAGGATATATTCGAAGAACAATAATTAAATGGATTGGTGGGGAGAAAAGGACACGTCTGTCCCGTCAAAGCCGCGTTGAAATTACTCGTGTACAAATCAGGCTGTCCATATTGACCATGAGCACATTTCCATGGCATCACATATtgcaaatctgctgttgaatgTGGAGGAATCACGTTTTGGTGGGAAAACAAGGGTTTTTCCATAGCGTCAGTTCTGGGGTTAACCGCTGCCATGGTTTTATTGCAGGACAATTTTGTCGACGGAGTTTGTTGCAGACTCAGGCTTCTCTCGTTTCTTCGAAATTTTGCTCTTCTGTTTTGGAACCACACCTAAAAGAACACGATAAAATTGGCATGGtgttgtcatttttaatttttcttttacctGTACTCTGGCTTCACTTAAACTAACTTTGGCTGCTAAATCTTCTCGGACGAAGGCATCAGGGTAGTGGGTTTTCTCGAACACCTTTTCTAAAGCTGCGAGCTGAACGGTGGTGAAAGTGGTTCTGTTTCTTCGAggctttttgcttttttcgtcATTTCGCGAATGCTCAGACGTAGATCCTGAAAATGTGAATTATTTTACAGCTGGTCCCAGtacttcattattattttgatgaATCAGTCTCGTTCTGAAAACTACTGTCTGGTGGGAGTTCCCAAAGATCAATCCCAGTACCGAGTTCACTTTCGCATGTGATATTTTTCCAGTAATTAATCGAATCTGTAAATCGCTTATGTGCCATACTTAAAAAAGGATAGTAATTAAAAATAGACTGACTTCCAAGGTCGGCTTGAGAACGGATGTTTGTATTCTATTTGCCAATGATCGCGATAAAATCGGTAAAGTTAAAGTTAGTTAGGGACATGTGTGTGTGCAGTGCGTTTAAGCAAAATCGCTTTAAACGCAATGCATCATGTAATTAGAAATGATAAACGTGGACCGGTGCGTCCGACCGGAATATCTCAAACTCATGGATCAAAGGACAGATCAAAGACGTCTCTGTCTATCTCAATGAGTTACTTGTTGCAATGTAATCCGATATTTCGAACGGTTCCAAGCTGCACGTCTTGCAAGCGAAATCGTCAAATTTTCCAAATCGTTTCGTACACGACGTCTACATTAAAAAACTATCAGTCTCGTCCAAAAAATAACTCCAAAAGAAGAAATCTACCGAAGAGGCTCCACTCTATTTTGCAATAAGTTGAGGCAACTGTTCGGTCGCAAGAAGAGCGAGGctctattaaaaataaacattcttGGAACCATCAAGTCATTAAACTatcaaatgtgatttattttattatgcgAGACACATTTAACATGTAAATTAAATGCAGATAAAATAACAGTTAAGATTTGTTTTTAGGGGAGATCGTAATTTACATGTAAAAGTGACTTTATTATCGTGTTCACCTACCAACGAACCGAAATTATGGGTAAGTGCAGTTGCTACTGTTGACACTGCTTTGGGCAAAATATatggggtgccatttgaatgTAATGGTAATAATTCTTTAAATTTTCTAGAAGTTCTGTTTGTGAATTGTATAAACTGCGACGGCAACTACTCCTGCACTGACAAATGGtaatattttgatattataTGTCAACAATGGAAGTTTTTTCTTAtcatccagaaaaaaaaacgataacAAATATTCGCTCTTGAATATATTGATACATATGTactaattaattgaaaaacatGTATTGATTAATGACTGATGTATGAAAGTACTTCGACAGTAAACTTATTTCAGTTTTAACTACAGATGCAAAGTTATATGTTCCTGACGATGTCCTGGAAGAGGAGTGCCGCGAGGTACCAAATGTTGcctacaaaatcaaaattacgataccagaataccagaaagaattggaaaaatttacacaATGGCAGACCGAGAAACGGATCAATGGAATAAGTGGACGAAAATGTTATGAtggcatattttaaaaatataggaACAGCATCAGCGTGGTCGCGgtattcaatgttgaagagtACACTGTTTGCATTTCAAAACGTTGACATCTCCAGgtaagattttttaataagctaTGTATTAGTTGTTTTAATGTAATACATTTTCAGCAGTCTTACTTCCTTTTTGGaaacaaaatg contains the following coding sequences:
- the LOC138135930 gene encoding putative leucine-rich repeat-containing protein DDB_G0290503 isoform X1, with the protein product MNDSDDYDFTPSASSNLASLFDSSSINSDSSSLIYTAPKQPKQGITSDVKSETTKGESTVVCAYIVHVWKLVEGKYIPLGKHGLAIISSSLQASYDIILYKEKRNVIMRTKIDSTFEISIKKDDFASFFDSVKDNWLIKFSSNNDFQVLMDHMEKYGGKVIMATEIKENSHTTENEKEDNEKSIAANVENGNTSENKAKADILSRIAKMGQSILPSKNADVEEQIESAHINVSTHAVEEKISESKPINTFPSALSPSHVFPQTQIQNIPSGFVIGQAVTYDPLNLYVTENRAHNTEVRMSLSHISEKLNNMMKLMDTEKARGEPNSEMLKSKIKVLELRTENLLKELTFFQEENIKLKLQMKDQQDRLRNEEQNKADASLAKEQEKIKELETELTLSKDNIMDLSKISEKQKVEVEELKNKLTSCQDRQLNEIFKRDNTIEELKQKLHEFENQQHGQSSDQDDKEKSANFTAMLKESMNGMYGNIVASFNEDQQYQFSEISNVIAQNIKFTTLKIIQSFQQTYENLSDTS
- the LOC138135944 gene encoding paired mesoderm homeobox protein 1-like, which gives rise to MFGYDGHVTELAAANDYNARLNTNNSRQFSVTSLLRLGHKRRNSDESNEGSTSEHSRNDEKSKKPRRNRTTFTTVQLAALEKVFEKTHYPDAFVREDLAAKVSLSEARVQVWFQNRRAKFRRNERSLSLQQTPSTKLSCNKTMAAVNPRTDAMEKPLFSHQNVIPPHSTADLQYVMPWKCAHGQYGQPDLYTSNFNAALTGQTCPFLPTNPFNYCSSNISSNSMCNRFDVNSLRYRHQEFTLSP
- the LOC138135930 gene encoding uncharacterized protein isoform X2 yields the protein MNDSDDYDFTPSASSNLASLFDSSSINSDSSSLIYTAPKQPKQGITSDVKSETTKGESTVVCAYIVHVWKLVEGKYIPLGKHGLAIISSSLQASYDIILYKEKRNVIMRTKIDSTFEISIKKDDFASFFDSVKDNWLIKFSSNNDFQVLMDHMEKYGGKVIMATEIKENSHTTENEKEDNEKSIAANVENGNTSENKAKADILSRIAKMGQSILPSKNADVEEQIESAHINVSTHAVEEKISESKPINTFPSALSPSHVFPQTQIQNIPSGFVIGQAVTYDPLNLYVTENRAHNTEVRMSLSHISEKLNNMMKLMDTEKARGEPNSEMLKRRKYKIKTTNEGPTG
- the LOC138135937 gene encoding alpha-2-macroglobulin receptor-associated protein, translating into MICFNKFVIFVLVTVFASLSKCHNKYSSEANSKPKPNDDLDFRPVSLKHLDKPFRMAKLNLLWSKAVIRLSETKLKSLFGELKLHDKEEITWKHLKAEGKDKDGLKEAELRKKLLNIMGNYNLLDQADDLHDPAKYRPHKPLNEASDKYLNKSLFKDKKLNKLWEKAETAGFTPEELAALKEEFNHHQDKVDQYYSLLHDVKGNEQDDQAINSVDENLEKFNTIETQEEKQPNKDYLDKVNLLREKHKDIRDGYDRLFVLAAKGPSSKEFVEPKVQGLWKIALESNFKPDELESLRVELLHYENRLLKLRHLQAEAALKDDYHKKKMELAGGKTDGMMMMEDTIKKHSRKVEKIHLDLETRIMQKHIEL